The following proteins are encoded in a genomic region of Pangasianodon hypophthalmus isolate fPanHyp1 chromosome 26, fPanHyp1.pri, whole genome shotgun sequence:
- the LOC113535753 gene encoding FERM domain-containing protein 7 produces the protein MADRSELVKAQGRSSAQHHNAKDTSLRLRVIFLDESERVFEVEQKILGCDFFNKVCGHLKLLEKEYFGLEFRHHNGNYVWLELLKPLAKQIKNTSELAFRFIVKFFPPDPGQLQKGLTRYLFALQIKQDLSNGSLTCNDNSAALLVSHILQAEIGDYNEELDAHHLENKQYVPNQEYLDHKIIRFHKKHRGHTPAMSDVHLLEVARKLDMYGIRPHPAHDGEGMRINLAVTHMGVLVFQGNTKINTFSWAKIRKLSFKRRNFLIKLHTEAGPSRRDMVEFTMASRDICKTFWKMCVEYHAFFRLAEEPKPYQKSLFSSKGSRFRYSGRTQKQLLECVGTGEYKHLPFERSNCKLAHESRQCKSSPDLLTDVSKQLYEQANQLSHLDVSKHGTNVFAEGLYRSCPLSRLPAKSSRVASPKPRSMSTSGAERQGRSSQRPGARRHQSPSSQHLVLLYPNSPHLQFHPVLPTFPLATYPFLLQDSTSSSLDRLTQAHQNFKPMKYLTRQTGHSCSPASSLSPPQRQQHLERLQLSGIGLAESRLCPLSGGPLGLGLNRRHNIGKLEAGHYSDDSSFQSALPCRASSQPDVKFQRSALASSAAAYASEYRPLGYYPHLSQHRVPTRPTYLPLSPAPLPERPTSLCVLGTGSYSDSDSELFYPCYCPAVGKVVHSGPLARMRFSSGSLQLDEEEGEEEEEDDMCNQSDGENTALTSVKVMKL, from the exons ATGGCAGACAGATCGGAGCTGGTGAAGGCGCAGGGCAGGAGCAGCGCACAGCACCACAACGCCAAAGACACCTCACTGCGCCTCCGAGTTATCTTCTTAGACGAAAGCGAGCGAGTTTTCGAGGTCGAG CAAAAAATCCTGGGCTGTGACTTTTTCAacaaagtgtgtggacaccttaAGCTCCTGGAGAAAGAGTACTTTGGCCTGGAATTCCGTCATCATAATGGCAACTAT GTGTGGCTTGAACTTTTGAAACCACTggcaaaacaaatcaaaa ACACCAGTGAACTGGCATTCCGTTTTATTGTGAAGTTTTTCCCACCAGACCCAGGCCAGCTGCAAAAAGGTTTGACCAG GTATCTATTTGCTCTGCAAATAAAACAGGATTTGTCAAATGGAAGCCTCACGTGTAATGACAACAGTGCTGCGCTGTTGGTCTCTCATATATTGCAGG CAGAAATTGGGGATTACAATGAAGAGTTGGATGCGCACCACCTAGAGAATAAGCAGTATGTGCCAAATCAGGAGTACCTGGACCACAAGATTATTCGCTTTCATAAGAAACACAG AGGTCACACTCCAGCCATGTCAGATGTGCATTTGTTGGAGGTTGCCCGGAAATTGGATATGTATGGTATTCGACCACATCCTGCTCATGATGGAGAAGGCATGCGGATCAATCTGGCTGTTACCCACATGGGTGTACTGGTATTTCAG GGTAACACAAAAATCAATACCTTCAGCTGGGCCAAGATCCGCAAATTGAGTTTCAAGAGGAGGAATTTCCTTATCAAACTACACACAGAGGCTGGG CCTTCACGGAGGGACATGGTTGAGTTCACCATGGCAAGCAGAGATATTTGTAAAACTTTCTGGAAGATGTGTGTGGAGTATCATGCCTTCTTCCGTCTAGCTGAGGAGCCCAAGCCATATCAAAAGTCACTGTTTTCCAGCAAGGGATCCAGGTTCAGATACAG TGGCAGGACACAAAAGCAACTCCTAGAGTGTGTTGGCACTGGCGAATACAAACATCTACCATTTGAGAG GTCAAACTGCAAGCTTGCCCATGAATCTCGGCAATGCAAGTCGTCCCCAGATTTGCTCACTGATGTATCCAAACAG CTTTACGAGCAAGCCAATCAATTGTCCCACCTTGATGTTTCAAAGCATGGCACAAATGTATTTGCTGAGGGGCTTTACCGGTCCTGTCCCTTGTCAAGACTGCCTGCCAAATCAAGCAGGGTTGCATCACCAAAACCACGTTCCATGTCCACATCAGGGGCAGAGCGTCAAGGCAGAAGCTCCCAAAGACCTGGGGCAAGGAGACATCAGTCCCCTAGCTCTCAGCACCTGGTCCTTCTCTATCCCAACAGCCCCCACCTGCAATTCCATCCAGTGCTGCCAACTTTCCCACTTGCAACTTACCCTTTTTTGCTACAAGACTCCACATCATCTTCCTTAGACCGTCTCACACAAGCTCACCAGAATTTTAAGCCTATGAAGTATTTGACTAGGCAAACAGGCCACTCCTGTTCACCTGCTTCGTCTTTGTCACCGCCACAACGGCAGCAGCATCTGGAAAGGCTTCAACTCTCTGGAATTGGATTGGCTGAATCTAGACTGTGCCCCCTATCAGGAGGACCACTGGGGCTTGGGTTAAACAGAAGGCACAACATTGGAAAACTAGAAGCAGGGCACTACAGTGATGACTCTTCCTTTCAGAGTGCATTACCTTGCCGAGCCTCAAGCCAACCAGATGTGAAGTTCCAGAGATCTGCACTAGCTTCTTCAGCTGCTGCATATGCTTCAGAGTATCGGCCTCTGGGGTATTATCCCCACCTGTCACAACACCGGGTCCCTACTAGGCCAACCTACCTTCCACTAAGCCCTGCCCCTTTGCCAGAGAGACCCACATCTTTATGTGTGCTCGGCACAGGCAGTTACAGTGATTCAGACTCTGAACTCTTTTATCCATGTTACTGTCCTGCTGTAGGGAAAGTGGTACATTCTGGTCCACTAGCGCGTATGCGTTTCTCATCTGGAAGCCTTCAGCTAGATGAggaagagggagaagaggaggaagaggatgacATGTGCAACCAGAGTGATGGGGAAAATACTGCTCTTACCTCTGTCAAGGTAATGAAACTGTAG